In a single window of the Montipora capricornis isolate CH-2021 chromosome 11, ASM3666992v2, whole genome shotgun sequence genome:
- the LOC138024328 gene encoding ER membrane protein complex subunit 1-like encodes MAHSENWLVYCLFNTKSRRYELTVLEMYDGYTERNSTVLSSFDPPPMPMILQQSYIFPTTIRTATVTIKERGITHKNLLFGLQTGYILSLPKNFLDPRRKFVPNAQDREEGLHPYVPELSLNPLGFINYNQTISNINGIYTAGSGLESTCLVFAYGLDLFWTRVTPSRMFDVLKEDFDYWFIVGTLGILVLVSIFSQRLASIKMLRQAWQ; translated from the exons ATGGCTCACTCAGAGAACTGGCTGGTTTATTGTTTGTTTAACACAAAATCTCGCAGATATGAGCTTACTGTACTGGAGATGTACGATGGATATACAGAAAGAAACAG CACTGTGTTATCATCATTTGACCCTCCACCCATGCCAATGATCCTTCAACAGTCCTACATATTCCCTACAACAATTCGCACTGCAACAGTCACCATAAAAGAGAGAGGAATTACCCACAAGAATCTTCTGTTTGGATTACAAACTGGCTACATCCTCAGCCTTCCAAAGAATTTCTTAGATCCAAGGAGAAAGTTTGTGCCCAATGCACAGGACCGAGAAGAAGGACTTCATCCTTATGTTCCAGAGCTCAGTTTGAACCCATTGGGGTTTATAAATTACAACCAAACTA TTTCTAATATAAATGGAATCTACACTGCGGGGTCTGGGCTGGAATCAACATGCCTTGTCTTTGCATATGGATTAGACTTGTTCTGGACAAGGGTGACGCCATCAAGAATGTTTGACGTGCTCAAAGAGGACTTTGATTACTGGTTCATAGTTGGAACACTTGGTATCTTAGttcttgtttccattttctcccAGAGGCTTGCATCAATCAAAATGCTGCGGCAAGCGTGGCAGTGA